From one Pieris brassicae chromosome 5, ilPieBrab1.1, whole genome shotgun sequence genomic stretch:
- the LOC123710037 gene encoding kazrin isoform X5: MALMRRILGDAQAKLRKMVDEQVSVGTRVDTEAEPEPADPLITPACSVLDRSDLDRPVPPERRLLISTLDKPRNGSLNGDQATLNRSTRLSIRNGKDNPFIVSSPDDDNKENHTNGKLDSPMKWSIQNGSDSGTYAEIGNSNTSDKNPLDPADSSEEEVPLPDATSPGRSSDGPEPRADITATLDGDAASPGGRSDRSRQEDVPASPGMLSAAQMARRLRSENERLQAELTRVRRLLVAAVERGEVGNALIERAQGEEEESPPLDPQQMEKELLLAREAVSSLKADKKRLKAEKFDLLNQMKQLYATLEDKEKELRDFIRNYEQMRSRSGASSALGAERAERERERAALLRHARDEAERSLQLAAALSARDTQLRHAREQLYEARRQLQAAGCLSEGESVASLGIGPPMILGGPSGLLGDRGSCSADSGVRVTGSSDGGATSVCGGNLSDSTAEGAPLNIDPYDTDAVSLVSSAHPIYQLGTPRDCSPTLSPHNSASPFSRSVDAGSLSRSVEQLSSPGECESALLGGMRPRGSASKSGRGRGSAWGSISRVFARSRHRTKSGSAASSGHESEPVYASGSARAWSPLGSEAALREAASLPLSRWRAPAIIAWLELALGMPQYAATIADNVKSGKIRALNGQVLLELTDTDLEVGLGITQPMHRKKLRLAIEERRRPDLVRNPSIGQLSHAWVAAEWLPDLGLSQYAESFLANLVDARMLDTISKKELEKYLGVTRKFHQASIVHGIHLLRIMKYDRQALAVRRHQCENVDADPLVWTNQRFIRWAHNIDLGEFADNLKDSGVHGGLVVLEPSFTGETMATALGIPPSKSIIRRHLVAEFDALIIPARYTIFCQVEELQVEAARASMLSTKQR; this comes from the exons ATGGCGCTAATGCGCCGAATACTAGGCGACGCCCAG GCGAAACTTCGAAAAATGGTCGACGAACAAGTGTCGGTGGGGACAAGGGTTGATACTGAGGCGGAGCCGGAACCCGCTGATCCTCTCATCACTCCAGCATGTTCAGTTCTCGATAGGTCGGACTTGGATAGACCAGTGCCTCCCGAAAGACGACTGCTTATTAGCACACTCGACAAACCAAGGAACGGATCTCTGAACGGGGACCAAGCCACCCTTAATAGATCAACTAGACTATCCATTAGAAACGGAAAAGATAACCCATTTATAG TTTCTTCTCCAGATGATGACAATAAAGAAAATCATACGAATGGTAAACTCGATTCTCCAATGAAATGGTCGATTCAAAATGGTAGTGACAGCGGCACATATGCCGAAATAGGGAATAGTAATACAAGCGATAAGAACCCATTGGATCCAGCTGATAGTTCGGAAGAGGAGGTTCCATTGCCTGATGCAACGTCACCGGGTCGGAGTAGTGATGGACCGGAACCTAGAGCTGATATTACGGCTACACTTGATGGAG atGCGGCGTCTCCAGGCGGTCGGTCGGACCGATCGCGTCAGGAAGATGTTCCCGCATCCCCCGGGATGCTCTCTGCCGCTCAAATGGCTCGACGGCTGCGATCTGAGAACGAACGGCTACAG GCGGAGTTAACCCGGGTTCGACGATTGCTCGTAGCGGCTGTGGAGAGGGGGGAAGTGGGAAACGCCTTGATCGAAAGGGCCCAGGGGGAGGAAGAGGAAAGTCCGCCGCTCGACCCGCAGCAGATGGAGAAAGAGTTGCTGTTGGCGAGGGAAGCTGTTAGCT ctcTCAAGGCTGATAAGAAGAGGCTTAAAGCTGAGAAATTCGATTTACTCAACCAAATGAAGCAGCTTTACGCGACTCTTGAGGACAAAGAGAAGGAGCTCCGGGACTTCATTAGAAATTATGAACAG ATGCGGTCAAGAAGCGGCGCGTCCTCGGCGTTGGGAGCGGAGCGTGCAGAGCGGGAACGCGAGCGCGCTGCTCTTTTGCGTCACGCCAGAGATGAAGCAGAGAGGTCCTTGCAATTGGCCGCGGCATTAAGTGCCCGGGATACGCAGCTACGACATGCAAGGGAACAATTGTATGAA GCACGTAGACAACTCCAGGCAGCTGGATGTCTTTCGGAGGGAGAGAGTGTGGCGTCATTAGGAATCGGTCCACCCATGATCCTCGGTGGTCCTTCAGGTCTACTTGGAGACAGGGGCAGCTGCAGCGCTGATTCAGGTGTTAGAG TGACAGGTAGCAGCGATGGGGGTGCCACATCGGTGTGTGGAGGAAACCTCTCTGATTCTACGGCAGAGGGCGCTCCACTGAATATAGACCCCTACGACACAGATGCAGTGTCACTCGTGTCGTCTGCGCATCCTATATATCAAT tGGGTACGCCACGTGACTGCAGTCCTACACTATCTCCGCACAATAGCGCTTCGCCTTTCAGTCGCTCGGTCGACGCGGGCTCGCTCTCCAG GTCTGTGGAACAGCTCTCGAGTCCAGGGGAGTGTGAATCAGCTCTTTTGGGAGGGATGCGGCCACGTGGAAGTGCCAGCAAATCGGGAAGAGGCCGAGGTTCCGCGTGGGGCTCCATATCACGAGTCTTCGCGAGAAGCAGACATCGCACCAAGTCAGGCAGCGCGGCTTCTAGTGGACATGAAAGTG AACCAGTGTATGCCAGCGGCAGTGCCCGGGCTTGGTCACCTTTGGGAAGTGAGGCGGCTTTGCGTGAGGCAGCGTCTCTGCCTTTGTCGCGATGGCGAGCACCGGCCATCATTGCGTGGCTTGAACTAGCCCTGGGAATGCCACAGTATGCAGCTACCATCGCCGACAACGTCAAGAGTGGAAAG ATCCGTGCTTTGAATGGGCAGGTTTTGCTAGAGCTGACAGACACGGACCTTGAGGTCGGCTTGGGGATTACTCAGCCGATGCACAGGAAGAAGCTGCGGCTGGCCATCGAGGAGCGGCGACGGCCAGACCTCGTGCGGAACCCCAGCATTGGGCAGCTCTCGCACGCCTGGGTCGCAGCGGAGTGGCTGCCTGACCTCGGATTGTCGCAG TACGCCGAGTCATTTTTGGCGAATTTGGTGGACGCTCGAATGCTCGACACAATCAGCAAAAAGGAATTGGAGAAGTATTTAGGTGTGACAAGGAAATTCCATCAAGCCTCAATCGTCCACGGGATCCATTTGCTCAGAATTATGAAGTACGATCGTCAG GCTTTAGCTGTTCGTCGTCATCAATGTGAAAATGTTGACGCTGATCCATTAGTGTGGACCAACCAGCGCTTTATTCGCTGGGCGCACAACATTGACTTGGGTGAATTTGCTGACAATCTCAAAG acAGTGGAGTTCATGGAGGATTAGTCGTACTGGAACCGTCATTCACTGGAGAAACGATGGCCACGGCCCTGGGGATTCCGCCTTCGAAAAGTATAATTCGAAGACATCTGGTGGCTGAGTTCGACGCTCTCATCATCCCCGCAAG GTATACGATATTTTGCCAGGTGGAAGAACTGCAAGTGGAGGCTGCCCGAGCATCCATGTTGTCCACGAAACAAAGATAA
- the LOC123710037 gene encoding kazrin isoform X6 produces the protein MALMRRILGDAQAKLRKMVDEQVSVGTRVDTEAEPEPADPLITPACSVLDRSDLDRPVPPERRLLISTLDKPRNGSLNGDQATLNRSTRLSIRNGKDNPFIVSSPDDDNKENHTNGKLDSPMKWSIQNGSDSGTYAEIGNSNTSDKNPLDPADSSEEEVPLPDATSPGRSSDGPEPRADITATLDGDAASPGGRSDRSRQEDVPASPGMLSAAQMARRLRSENERLQAELTRVRRLLVAAVERGEVGNALIERAQGEEEESPPLDPQQMEKELLLAREAVSSLKADKKRLKAEKFDLLNQMKQLYATLEDKEKELRDFIRNYEQMRSRSGASSALGAERAERERERAALLRHARDEAERSLQLAAALSARDTQLRHAREQLYEARRQLQAAGCLSEGESVASLGIGPPMILGGPSGLLGDRGSCSADSGVRVTGSSDGGATSVCGGNLSDSTAEGAPLNIDPYDTDAVSLVSSAHPIYQLGTPRDCSPTLSPHNSASPFSRSVDAGSLSRSVEQLSSPGECESALLGGMRPRGSASKSGRGRGSAWGSISRVFARSRHRTKSGSAASSGHESEPVYASGSARAWSPLGSEAALREAASLPLSRWRAPAIIAWLELALGMPQYAATIADNVKSGKVLLELTDTDLEVGLGITQPMHRKKLRLAIEERRRPDLVRNPSIGQLSHAWVAAEWLPDLGLSQYAESFLANLVDARMLDTISKKELEKYLGVTRKFHQASIVHGIHLLRIMKYDRQALAVRRHQCENVDADPLVWTNQRFIRWAHNIDLGEFADNLKDSGVHGGLVVLEPSFTGETMATALGIPPSKSIIRRHLVAEFDALIIPARYTIFCQVEELQVEAARASMLSTKQR, from the exons ATGGCGCTAATGCGCCGAATACTAGGCGACGCCCAG GCGAAACTTCGAAAAATGGTCGACGAACAAGTGTCGGTGGGGACAAGGGTTGATACTGAGGCGGAGCCGGAACCCGCTGATCCTCTCATCACTCCAGCATGTTCAGTTCTCGATAGGTCGGACTTGGATAGACCAGTGCCTCCCGAAAGACGACTGCTTATTAGCACACTCGACAAACCAAGGAACGGATCTCTGAACGGGGACCAAGCCACCCTTAATAGATCAACTAGACTATCCATTAGAAACGGAAAAGATAACCCATTTATAG TTTCTTCTCCAGATGATGACAATAAAGAAAATCATACGAATGGTAAACTCGATTCTCCAATGAAATGGTCGATTCAAAATGGTAGTGACAGCGGCACATATGCCGAAATAGGGAATAGTAATACAAGCGATAAGAACCCATTGGATCCAGCTGATAGTTCGGAAGAGGAGGTTCCATTGCCTGATGCAACGTCACCGGGTCGGAGTAGTGATGGACCGGAACCTAGAGCTGATATTACGGCTACACTTGATGGAG atGCGGCGTCTCCAGGCGGTCGGTCGGACCGATCGCGTCAGGAAGATGTTCCCGCATCCCCCGGGATGCTCTCTGCCGCTCAAATGGCTCGACGGCTGCGATCTGAGAACGAACGGCTACAG GCGGAGTTAACCCGGGTTCGACGATTGCTCGTAGCGGCTGTGGAGAGGGGGGAAGTGGGAAACGCCTTGATCGAAAGGGCCCAGGGGGAGGAAGAGGAAAGTCCGCCGCTCGACCCGCAGCAGATGGAGAAAGAGTTGCTGTTGGCGAGGGAAGCTGTTAGCT ctcTCAAGGCTGATAAGAAGAGGCTTAAAGCTGAGAAATTCGATTTACTCAACCAAATGAAGCAGCTTTACGCGACTCTTGAGGACAAAGAGAAGGAGCTCCGGGACTTCATTAGAAATTATGAACAG ATGCGGTCAAGAAGCGGCGCGTCCTCGGCGTTGGGAGCGGAGCGTGCAGAGCGGGAACGCGAGCGCGCTGCTCTTTTGCGTCACGCCAGAGATGAAGCAGAGAGGTCCTTGCAATTGGCCGCGGCATTAAGTGCCCGGGATACGCAGCTACGACATGCAAGGGAACAATTGTATGAA GCACGTAGACAACTCCAGGCAGCTGGATGTCTTTCGGAGGGAGAGAGTGTGGCGTCATTAGGAATCGGTCCACCCATGATCCTCGGTGGTCCTTCAGGTCTACTTGGAGACAGGGGCAGCTGCAGCGCTGATTCAGGTGTTAGAG TGACAGGTAGCAGCGATGGGGGTGCCACATCGGTGTGTGGAGGAAACCTCTCTGATTCTACGGCAGAGGGCGCTCCACTGAATATAGACCCCTACGACACAGATGCAGTGTCACTCGTGTCGTCTGCGCATCCTATATATCAAT tGGGTACGCCACGTGACTGCAGTCCTACACTATCTCCGCACAATAGCGCTTCGCCTTTCAGTCGCTCGGTCGACGCGGGCTCGCTCTCCAG GTCTGTGGAACAGCTCTCGAGTCCAGGGGAGTGTGAATCAGCTCTTTTGGGAGGGATGCGGCCACGTGGAAGTGCCAGCAAATCGGGAAGAGGCCGAGGTTCCGCGTGGGGCTCCATATCACGAGTCTTCGCGAGAAGCAGACATCGCACCAAGTCAGGCAGCGCGGCTTCTAGTGGACATGAAAGTG AACCAGTGTATGCCAGCGGCAGTGCCCGGGCTTGGTCACCTTTGGGAAGTGAGGCGGCTTTGCGTGAGGCAGCGTCTCTGCCTTTGTCGCGATGGCGAGCACCGGCCATCATTGCGTGGCTTGAACTAGCCCTGGGAATGCCACAGTATGCAGCTACCATCGCCGACAACGTCAAGAGTGGAAAG GTTTTGCTAGAGCTGACAGACACGGACCTTGAGGTCGGCTTGGGGATTACTCAGCCGATGCACAGGAAGAAGCTGCGGCTGGCCATCGAGGAGCGGCGACGGCCAGACCTCGTGCGGAACCCCAGCATTGGGCAGCTCTCGCACGCCTGGGTCGCAGCGGAGTGGCTGCCTGACCTCGGATTGTCGCAG TACGCCGAGTCATTTTTGGCGAATTTGGTGGACGCTCGAATGCTCGACACAATCAGCAAAAAGGAATTGGAGAAGTATTTAGGTGTGACAAGGAAATTCCATCAAGCCTCAATCGTCCACGGGATCCATTTGCTCAGAATTATGAAGTACGATCGTCAG GCTTTAGCTGTTCGTCGTCATCAATGTGAAAATGTTGACGCTGATCCATTAGTGTGGACCAACCAGCGCTTTATTCGCTGGGCGCACAACATTGACTTGGGTGAATTTGCTGACAATCTCAAAG acAGTGGAGTTCATGGAGGATTAGTCGTACTGGAACCGTCATTCACTGGAGAAACGATGGCCACGGCCCTGGGGATTCCGCCTTCGAAAAGTATAATTCGAAGACATCTGGTGGCTGAGTTCGACGCTCTCATCATCCCCGCAAG GTATACGATATTTTGCCAGGTGGAAGAACTGCAAGTGGAGGCTGCCCGAGCATCCATGTTGTCCACGAAACAAAGATAA